A single window of Modestobacter italicus DNA harbors:
- a CDS encoding LysR family transcriptional regulator has product MELRQLEYFLAVVEEGSFTAAAARLYMVQSSLSASLLSLERELGTELFIRGRRGTDLTDAGRALLEPARAALADTGRARDAVAEVRGLLRGSVRIAAMAVPRVVDVVETIRRFQSEHPGVDVHVLPVGAAGVVDLVADGQVDFAIGPRTPRIGPALRFTPLVSTPLTLVCPAGHRLAGVRELTPADVLAEPVIDLARGWWTRALFDTWLQEEQQRRVRLEINDWLSLLSMVQRGMGVSYGPDACIDRDVFRGVATARLAGAPQWELGVITRDDTLRGAAGRAFLAAYLDQCRPVTSVR; this is encoded by the coding sequence GTGGAGCTGAGGCAGCTCGAGTACTTCCTGGCCGTCGTCGAGGAGGGGTCGTTCACCGCCGCGGCGGCCCGCCTGTACATGGTCCAGTCGAGCCTCTCGGCGTCGCTGCTGTCCCTGGAGCGCGAGCTCGGCACCGAGCTCTTCATCCGCGGCCGCCGGGGCACCGACCTGACCGACGCCGGACGGGCCCTCCTCGAACCCGCGCGCGCCGCCCTCGCCGACACCGGACGTGCCCGCGACGCCGTCGCCGAGGTCCGGGGCCTGCTGCGCGGCTCGGTCCGCATCGCCGCCATGGCCGTCCCCCGCGTCGTCGACGTCGTGGAGACCATCCGCCGGTTCCAGTCGGAGCACCCGGGCGTCGACGTGCACGTCCTCCCCGTCGGCGCGGCGGGGGTGGTGGACCTCGTGGCCGACGGCCAGGTGGACTTCGCCATCGGGCCACGGACGCCGCGCATCGGGCCCGCTCTCCGCTTCACCCCGCTGGTCAGCACCCCGCTGACGCTCGTGTGCCCCGCCGGCCACCGGCTCGCCGGGGTGCGGGAGCTGACCCCGGCGGACGTCCTGGCGGAACCGGTCATCGACCTGGCCCGCGGCTGGTGGACGCGGGCCCTGTTCGACACCTGGCTGCAGGAGGAGCAGCAGCGCCGGGTCCGCCTCGAGATCAACGACTGGCTGTCGTTGCTGAGCATGGTCCAGCGCGGCATGGGCGTCTCCTACGGGCCCGACGCCTGCATCGACCGCGACGTGTTCCGCGGGGTGGCGACGGCCAGGCTCGCCGGCGCCCCGCAGTGGGAGCTCGGGGTGATCACCCGGGACGACACCCTCCGCGGCGCCGCGGGTCGCGCCTTCCTCGCCGCCTACCTCGACCAGTGCCGGCCGGTCACGAGCGTGCGCTGA
- a CDS encoding TetR/AcrR family transcriptional regulator, with the protein MASPVRGRAGGPGRRPLDRAKDQAITAAVVDVLARLGHSGFTMDEVALAAGVGKAAIYRRWSSKTDLLVSYTEGSIEGTLDLADTGSLRTDLVALLGSAAAHFNGPAGRANRALLSAVHDDPVLAAAYHAGPVAQWGDAFRQVFDRAVRRGEICPDAASSVAGEAGAAILVQRWLLHGAHIDEALVADVVDDVVLPLLRDRGHP; encoded by the coding sequence ATGGCGTCACCCGTGCGCGGCCGGGCGGGCGGGCCCGGCCGCCGCCCGCTGGACCGCGCCAAGGACCAGGCGATCACCGCGGCCGTCGTCGACGTGCTCGCCCGGCTGGGCCACAGCGGCTTCACCATGGACGAGGTGGCCCTCGCCGCAGGCGTGGGCAAGGCCGCCATCTACCGGCGGTGGTCCAGCAAGACCGACCTGCTGGTGAGCTACACCGAGGGGTCCATCGAGGGCACCCTGGACCTGGCGGACACCGGTTCACTGCGGACCGACCTGGTCGCGCTGCTCGGCTCGGCCGCCGCCCACTTCAACGGTCCGGCCGGGCGCGCCAACCGGGCCCTGCTCAGCGCGGTGCACGACGACCCGGTGCTGGCGGCGGCCTACCACGCCGGACCGGTGGCCCAGTGGGGCGACGCCTTCCGGCAGGTCTTCGACCGGGCGGTGCGGCGCGGCGAGATCTGCCCGGATGCCGCGTCGTCCGTCGCCGGCGAGGCCGGCGCGGCGATCCTCGTCCAGCGGTGGCTGCTGCACGGCGCGCACATCGACGAGGCCCTCGTCGCCGACGTGGTGGACGACGTGGTGCTGCCGCTCCTCCGGGACCGCGGTCACCCCTGA
- a CDS encoding DUF2267 domain-containing protein: MQYDEFITSVGARGVPREEADTLTHATLRVLAERLTGGEAHDLRAQLPGELQADLIPPTPEAEPFGPAEFAQRVARQAKTEEADARQGMVAVLATTQDAVEPGEFDDVLAQLGREYAELIGSAR; the protein is encoded by the coding sequence GTGCAGTACGACGAGTTCATCACCTCGGTCGGGGCCCGCGGGGTGCCCCGCGAGGAGGCCGACACGCTCACCCACGCCACGCTGCGGGTGCTGGCCGAGCGGCTCACCGGTGGGGAGGCCCACGACCTCAGGGCGCAGCTGCCCGGAGAGCTGCAGGCCGACCTCATCCCGCCGACGCCGGAGGCGGAACCCTTCGGCCCGGCGGAGTTCGCGCAGCGGGTCGCCCGCCAGGCGAAGACCGAGGAGGCCGACGCCCGGCAGGGCATGGTCGCCGTCCTGGCCACGACGCAGGACGCCGTCGAGCCGGGCGAGTTCGACGACGTGCTCGCCCAGCTGGGCCGGGAGTACGCGGAGCTGATCGGGTCCGCACGGTAG
- a CDS encoding glutathione-independent formaldehyde dehydrogenase, with amino-acid sequence MKAVVYEGPRQVSVKDVPDARIERPTDVLVRITSANICGSDLHMYEGRTDFEPGRWFGHENLGQVIEVGDGVDKVQVGEYVVLPFNIACGHCKNCEQQLTNYCLTAQPKKEWAGAAYGFADMGPYGGGQAELLRVPWGDFNCLRLGEDAEQRQTDYVMLADIFPTGYHATELAGVKPGDQTVIYGAGPVGLMAALSATIRGASKVMVVDRHPDRLRLAESIGAIAIDDSKVDPVQAVLDQTMGLGADNGCECVGYQAHEPDGQEQANLTMNRLVASVRFTGKIGNVGVFVPQDPGASDELAKQGKLAFDYGMFWFKGQHIGSGQAPVKKYNRQLRDLIAAGKAEPSFIVSHELPLERAPEAYEHFDKRDEGWTKVVLHPAMAGS; translated from the coding sequence ATGAAGGCAGTCGTGTACGAGGGGCCGCGCCAGGTCAGCGTCAAGGACGTACCGGACGCACGGATCGAGCGGCCGACCGACGTGCTGGTGCGGATCACCTCGGCGAACATCTGCGGCTCGGACCTGCACATGTACGAGGGCCGGACCGACTTCGAGCCCGGCCGCTGGTTCGGGCACGAGAACCTGGGCCAGGTGATCGAGGTCGGGGACGGGGTCGACAAGGTGCAGGTGGGGGAGTACGTCGTCCTGCCGTTCAACATCGCCTGCGGGCACTGCAAGAACTGCGAGCAGCAGCTCACGAACTACTGCCTGACCGCGCAGCCGAAGAAGGAGTGGGCCGGCGCCGCGTACGGCTTCGCCGACATGGGTCCGTACGGCGGGGGCCAGGCCGAGCTGCTGCGCGTGCCCTGGGGTGACTTCAACTGCCTGCGGCTGGGTGAGGACGCCGAGCAGCGCCAGACCGACTACGTGATGCTCGCCGACATCTTCCCGACCGGCTACCACGCCACCGAGCTGGCCGGCGTCAAGCCGGGCGACCAGACGGTCATCTACGGCGCCGGTCCGGTGGGGCTGATGGCCGCGCTGTCGGCGACCATCCGCGGGGCCAGCAAGGTGATGGTCGTCGACCGGCACCCCGACCGGCTGCGGCTGGCCGAGTCGATCGGCGCGATCGCGATCGACGACTCGAAGGTCGACCCGGTGCAGGCCGTCCTCGACCAGACGATGGGGCTCGGCGCGGACAACGGCTGCGAGTGCGTCGGCTACCAGGCGCACGAGCCCGACGGGCAGGAGCAGGCCAACCTGACGATGAACCGGCTGGTCGCCTCGGTGCGCTTCACCGGGAAGATCGGCAACGTCGGCGTCTTCGTGCCCCAGGACCCCGGGGCCAGCGACGAGCTGGCGAAGCAGGGCAAGCTCGCCTTCGACTACGGCATGTTCTGGTTCAAGGGCCAGCACATCGGCAGCGGCCAGGCCCCGGTCAAGAAGTACAACCGGCAGCTGCGCGACCTCATCGCCGCGGGCAAGGCCGAGCCGTCGTTCATCGTGAGCCACGAGCTGCCCCTCGAGCGGGCGCCGGAGGCCTACGAGCACTTCGACAAGCGGGACGAGGGCTGGACCAAGGTCGTCCTCCACCCGGCGATGGCGGGGAGCTGA
- a CDS encoding type 1 glutamine amidotransferase domain-containing protein: MAGELNGRRVAILAADGVERVELEQPRRALDDAGARTDVVSITSGEIQARDHDLEDAGTFGVDRLVGAASVDDYDALLLPGGTVNPDKLRMEPAAVAFVRDFVQSGKPVASICHGPWNFVEADVARGRRLTSWPSVRTDLRNAGAEVVDEEVVTDGNITTSRSPEDLPAFCARIVQEFARTPQTAGVGGGS; this comes from the coding sequence ATGGCCGGCGAACTGAACGGACGGCGGGTCGCGATCCTCGCGGCCGACGGCGTGGAGCGGGTGGAGCTGGAGCAGCCGCGCCGGGCGCTGGACGACGCCGGCGCCCGCACCGATGTCGTGTCGATCACGAGCGGGGAGATCCAGGCCCGCGACCACGACCTCGAGGACGCCGGCACCTTCGGGGTGGACCGGCTCGTCGGGGCGGCATCGGTCGACGACTACGACGCGCTGCTCCTGCCCGGCGGCACGGTCAACCCGGACAAGCTGCGGATGGAGCCGGCCGCCGTGGCGTTCGTCCGGGACTTCGTGCAGTCGGGGAAACCGGTCGCGTCGATCTGCCACGGCCCCTGGAACTTCGTCGAGGCCGACGTCGCCCGCGGCCGCCGGCTGACGTCGTGGCCGAGCGTGCGCACCGACCTGCGCAACGCCGGGGCGGAGGTGGTCGACGAGGAGGTCGTCACCGACGGCAACATCACCACCAGCCGGTCACCCGAGGACCTGCCGGCCTTCTGCGCGCGGATCGTGCAGGAGTTCGCCCGCACCCCGCAGACCGCCGGCGTGGGCGGTGGCTCGTGA
- a CDS encoding zinc-dependent alcohol dehydrogenase codes for MKAVTWRGVNEVGVEDVPEPKILNDHDIILEVGLSVTCGSDLHLLGGYIPAMRAGDVLGHEFMGRVAEVGKNVTKHRVGDRVVVVSFTSCGQCWYCKNELYSLCDNGNPNPGITEALWGQGIGGCYGYSHALGGYAGSHAPYMRVPYADQGAFTIPDGVSDERALFASDAAPTGWTGAHQAEVKAGDVVAVWGAGGVGQMAARKAMLMGAERVVVIDRYDNRLQQVRQHIGAETLDYEEVDVPAELREMSGGRGPDVCIEAVGMEAHSSGPQYLYDQVKQQLRLQSDRPTALREAIYACRKGGTVFALGVFGGLIDKFPMGAVMNKALTLRGAQQHGHRYVPEILDLMSRDEVRTEHLATHVMPLDDGPKGYRMFKEKEDGCVRAVFRPGT; via the coding sequence GTGAAGGCGGTGACCTGGCGGGGCGTCAACGAGGTCGGGGTGGAGGACGTCCCGGAGCCGAAGATCCTCAACGACCACGACATCATCCTCGAGGTCGGCCTGTCGGTGACCTGCGGCTCGGACCTGCACCTGCTCGGCGGCTACATCCCCGCGATGCGCGCCGGTGACGTGCTCGGCCACGAGTTCATGGGCAGGGTGGCCGAGGTCGGCAAGAACGTCACGAAGCACCGGGTGGGCGACCGGGTCGTGGTGGTCTCCTTCACCAGCTGCGGGCAGTGCTGGTACTGCAAGAACGAGCTGTACTCCCTGTGCGACAACGGCAACCCCAACCCGGGGATCACCGAGGCGCTGTGGGGTCAGGGGATCGGCGGTTGCTACGGGTACTCCCACGCGCTGGGCGGCTACGCCGGCAGCCACGCCCCCTACATGCGCGTGCCCTACGCCGACCAGGGGGCGTTCACCATCCCCGACGGCGTCTCCGACGAGCGTGCGCTGTTCGCCTCCGACGCGGCTCCCACCGGCTGGACCGGGGCGCACCAGGCGGAGGTGAAGGCCGGTGACGTCGTCGCGGTGTGGGGCGCCGGCGGTGTCGGGCAGATGGCCGCGCGCAAGGCGATGCTCATGGGCGCCGAGCGGGTCGTCGTCATCGACCGGTACGACAACCGGCTGCAGCAGGTGCGGCAGCACATCGGGGCGGAGACCCTGGACTACGAGGAGGTGGACGTCCCCGCCGAGCTGCGGGAGATGTCCGGCGGGCGCGGACCGGACGTGTGCATCGAGGCGGTGGGCATGGAGGCGCACAGCTCCGGCCCGCAGTACCTCTACGACCAGGTCAAGCAGCAGCTGCGGCTGCAGTCGGACCGGCCGACCGCCCTCCGGGAGGCCATCTACGCCTGCCGCAAGGGCGGCACGGTGTTCGCCCTCGGGGTGTTCGGCGGCCTGATCGACAAGTTCCCGATGGGGGCGGTGATGAACAAGGCGCTCACCCTGCGCGGCGCCCAGCAGCACGGGCACCGCTACGTCCCGGAGATCCTCGACCTGATGAGCCGGGACGAGGTGCGCACCGAGCACCTCGCCACCCACGTCATGCCGCTCGACGACGGGCCCAAGGGCTACCGGATGTTCAAGGAGAAGGAGGACGGGTGCGTGCGTGCCGTGTTCCGTCCCGGCACGTGA
- a CDS encoding DUF1345 domain-containing protein: protein MPCSVPAREAPTAPGRPGAVALRGSRVSVAPAGTAVEAGRRPTILSWRRLLVCLVGGVLAAGVPVVAGVPEVSVLVGWTVAAGGLLTWVWRISWPRDWEATKRLAEEEGRTHVTDAAVLGAAVVSLAAVAEALVRSSAQDAVGVATVVLGVLVVILSWALVNTVFALKYARRYYSGGDGGIDFGQEEPPAYSDFAYVAFTVGMSFAVPDTQLVDTSIRKVALGHALLSFLFGTVVIAVAVNLVTNLGQQG from the coding sequence GTGCCGTGTTCCGTCCCGGCACGTGAGGCACCGACGGCGCCGGGCCGGCCCGGCGCCGTGGCGCTGCGGGGCTCCCGGGTGAGCGTGGCCCCGGCCGGGACGGCGGTGGAGGCGGGCCGGCGCCCGACGATCCTGTCGTGGCGCCGCCTGCTCGTCTGCCTGGTCGGCGGCGTCCTCGCGGCCGGGGTGCCCGTCGTCGCCGGTGTCCCCGAGGTCTCGGTGCTCGTCGGCTGGACGGTCGCGGCCGGCGGCCTGCTGACCTGGGTGTGGCGGATCAGCTGGCCGCGCGACTGGGAGGCGACCAAGCGGCTGGCCGAGGAGGAGGGGCGGACCCACGTCACGGATGCAGCCGTGCTGGGCGCGGCGGTGGTCAGCCTGGCCGCCGTCGCCGAGGCGCTCGTCCGGTCCAGCGCGCAGGACGCCGTCGGCGTCGCCACCGTGGTGCTCGGCGTCCTGGTGGTGATCCTGTCGTGGGCGCTGGTCAACACGGTGTTCGCCCTCAAGTACGCCCGCCGGTACTACTCGGGGGGCGACGGTGGGATCGACTTCGGCCAGGAGGAACCGCCCGCCTACAGCGACTTCGCCTACGTCGCGTTCACCGTCGGGATGAGCTTCGCGGTGCCGGACACCCAGCTCGTGGACACCTCGATCCGCAAGGTCGCCCTCGGGCACGCGCTGCTGTCCTTCCTGTTCGGGACCGTGGTCATCGCGGTGGCCGTCAACCTCGTCACCAACCTGGGGCAGCAGGGGTAG
- a CDS encoding GAF domain-containing protein, whose protein sequence is MEDGDEALVRLQEELVDVGTTTAGLDQRAEAVLEALGRVLPFDSGWLAVRDPERRRHVPLATTGPAGPLRRYFASPGADAEVEHLGLDRARCPVLASELPVPLPEVRAWGEHLLPAGFRGGVAAPLFASTGRHVGFLSLLTEDPTRPSPADRRVLAAVTGVIADDLDRTREIATIAGLVGTATAGVVLTRGGDTVPLPGLPDDRLLAAGSPVLAVAGHELSAGGRSTAFLAPVADPDGGGLARVTALDCALPELDHLSAAVLLSAPGDLRGLTPLDLRLLGHLAAGTTEVAALAAALGLERHTTTEALRRAEVALDAPGVTAAATRALRTGLRIPPALSCPARTGRR, encoded by the coding sequence ATGGAGGACGGCGACGAGGCGCTGGTGCGCCTGCAGGAGGAGCTGGTCGACGTCGGCACGACGACGGCGGGCCTGGACCAGCGCGCCGAGGCGGTCCTCGAGGCGCTGGGCCGGGTCCTGCCCTTCGACTCGGGGTGGCTCGCGGTCCGCGACCCCGAGCGGCGCCGGCACGTCCCGCTGGCCACCACGGGTCCGGCCGGGCCGCTGCGCCGCTACTTCGCCTCCCCGGGGGCGGACGCCGAGGTCGAGCACCTCGGGCTCGACCGGGCCCGGTGCCCGGTGCTGGCCAGTGAGCTGCCGGTGCCCCTCCCCGAGGTCCGCGCCTGGGGCGAGCACCTGCTGCCGGCCGGGTTCCGCGGCGGCGTCGCCGCCCCGCTGTTCGCCTCGACCGGCCGGCACGTGGGGTTCCTGAGCCTCCTCACCGAGGACCCCACGCGGCCCAGCCCGGCCGACCGGCGGGTCCTCGCCGCCGTCACCGGGGTCATCGCCGACGACCTGGACCGGACGCGGGAGATCGCCACGATCGCCGGGCTCGTCGGGACCGCCACGGCGGGCGTGGTGCTCACCCGCGGCGGGGACACCGTCCCCCTGCCCGGGCTGCCGGACGACCGCCTGCTGGCCGCCGGCTCACCGGTCCTGGCGGTGGCCGGCCACGAGCTGTCCGCCGGTGGCCGCTCCACCGCCTTCCTCGCGCCGGTGGCCGACCCGGACGGAGGAGGGCTGGCCCGGGTCACCGCACTGGACTGCGCCCTGCCCGAGCTCGACCACCTGTCGGCCGCCGTGCTGCTGTCCGCCCCCGGGGACCTGCGCGGTCTCACCCCGCTCGACCTCCGGCTGCTGGGGCACCTGGCGGCGGGCACCACGGAGGTCGCCGCGCTCGCCGCGGCCCTCGGACTCGAGCGGCACACCACGACCGAGGCCCTCCGCCGGGCCGAGGTCGCCCTCGACGCCCCCGGTGTCACCGCCGCCGCCACGCGGGCGCTGCGCACCGGGCTGCGCATCCCCCCGGCGCTGAGCTGCCCGGCACGGACCGGGCGCCGGTAG
- a CDS encoding DUF2254 domain-containing protein translates to MPLTRFVHAVRSSLWLVPLLCVLAGVLVVLCTLWLDRRSGYTLVPLSVTGTPSDAQTTLSVFATAMASLTSLVLTVTLVVVQLAMGQFSPRIVGALLSDRFSQLAIGLFGATFVVAVLTLREIRGSDTGTVPGVSMLLSHLLMAASLVTLVLFVHHSGQTMRASGLIDLVGDRTRDLITSSSSASPGPATGPDADGNVVPAREPGNIVRVDRAGLVAAARRADCVLELVPVVGDFVPGGAPLFRVHPGPGQAQDVAGPVSLLRAEDIARLVLVGPERVHAEDPSYGLRKLVDIAERSIAQPFDDPTTTLQSLHRLHDLLRQLAVRPLPPGEHRDPDGVVRLVERTLSWEGYVRLAFDEIRLAGTTSPQVTRRLCAALHDLKGVAPPDRQAPLDRQLRLLTAAVHRAYDDEEDVTAALTPDAEGIGSGADVTTAVRLGTSAGVRLGARVPG, encoded by the coding sequence ATGCCCCTGACCCGCTTCGTGCACGCCGTGCGGAGCAGCCTCTGGCTGGTCCCCCTGCTGTGCGTCCTGGCCGGCGTGCTGGTCGTCCTGTGCACGCTCTGGCTCGACCGCCGCTCGGGCTACACCCTGGTACCGCTGAGCGTGACGGGGACGCCCAGCGACGCGCAGACGACCCTGTCGGTGTTCGCCACCGCGATGGCCTCGCTGACCAGCCTCGTGCTGACCGTGACGCTGGTGGTGGTGCAGCTGGCGATGGGGCAGTTCTCCCCGCGGATCGTGGGCGCGCTGCTCTCCGACCGGTTCAGCCAGCTGGCGATCGGCCTGTTCGGGGCGACGTTCGTCGTCGCCGTGCTCACCCTCCGGGAGATCCGGGGCTCGGACACCGGCACCGTCCCCGGCGTCTCGATGCTGCTGAGCCACCTGCTGATGGCCGCCAGCCTGGTGACGCTGGTCCTCTTCGTGCACCACTCCGGGCAGACCATGCGAGCCAGCGGTCTGATCGACCTGGTCGGCGACCGGACCCGCGACCTCATCACGTCGTCCTCCTCCGCATCGCCCGGACCGGCGACCGGCCCGGACGCCGACGGGAACGTGGTCCCCGCGCGCGAGCCGGGGAACATCGTCCGGGTCGACCGTGCCGGGCTGGTCGCCGCCGCGCGCCGCGCCGACTGCGTCCTCGAACTGGTCCCCGTCGTCGGCGACTTCGTGCCCGGTGGGGCGCCGCTGTTCCGCGTGCACCCCGGGCCCGGGCAGGCGCAGGACGTCGCCGGCCCGGTGTCGCTGTTGCGGGCCGAGGACATCGCGCGGCTGGTCCTCGTGGGGCCCGAGCGCGTGCACGCGGAGGACCCCTCCTACGGCCTGCGGAAGCTGGTCGACATCGCGGAACGGTCCATCGCCCAGCCGTTCGACGACCCGACGACGACCCTGCAGTCGCTGCACCGGCTGCACGACCTGCTCCGCCAGCTCGCCGTGCGCCCCCTGCCCCCGGGCGAGCACCGGGACCCCGACGGCGTGGTGCGGCTGGTCGAGCGGACGCTGTCCTGGGAGGGCTACGTGCGGCTCGCCTTCGACGAGATCCGGCTGGCCGGCACGACCTCGCCGCAGGTGACCCGCCGGCTGTGCGCGGCCCTGCACGACCTCAAGGGCGTCGCCCCGCCCGACCGGCAGGCGCCGCTCGACCGCCAGCTCCGGCTGCTGACCGCCGCCGTCCACCGGGCGTACGACGACGAGGAGGACGTCACCGCCGCACTGACGCCCGATGCCGAGGGCATCGGGTCCGGAGCCGACGTCACCACCGCCGTGCGGCTGGGCACGAGCGCAGGGGTCCGGCTCGGCGCGCGCGTCCCGGGGTGA
- a CDS encoding zinc-dependent alcohol dehydrogenase — protein sequence MVYRGPYKVRVEEKERPAIEHPNDAIVKVQLAAICGSDLHLYHGMMPDTRIGHTFGHEFIGVVDEVGSSVRNLAVGDRVMVPFNIFCGTCWYCARGLYSNCHNVNPNATAVGGIYGYSHTTGGYDGGQAEYVRVPFADVGPAKIPDWMADEDAVLLTDMTATGYFGAQLGDIVQGDVVVVFGAGPVGLVAARSAWLMGAGRVIVIDHLDHRLEKARTFAQAETYNFTEYADIVLEMKKTTDFLGADVAIECVGAEADGDFLQHVTSAKLKLQGGSPVALNWAIDSVRKGATISVMGAYGPLFSAVKFGDAMNKGLTIHTNQCPVKRQWPRLFEHVRNGHLRPSELATHRVPLEHIAEGYHMFSAKLDGIIKPLVVPTAA from the coding sequence ATGGTGTACCGGGGGCCCTACAAGGTCAGGGTCGAGGAGAAGGAACGGCCGGCGATCGAGCACCCCAACGACGCGATCGTGAAGGTGCAGCTGGCCGCGATCTGCGGCTCCGACCTGCACCTCTACCACGGGATGATGCCGGACACCCGGATCGGGCACACCTTCGGCCACGAGTTCATCGGGGTGGTCGACGAGGTCGGGTCCTCGGTGCGCAACCTGGCCGTCGGCGACCGGGTGATGGTGCCGTTCAACATCTTCTGCGGCACCTGCTGGTACTGCGCCCGGGGGCTCTACTCCAACTGCCACAACGTCAACCCCAACGCCACGGCGGTGGGCGGCATCTACGGCTACTCGCACACCACCGGCGGCTACGACGGCGGGCAGGCGGAGTACGTGCGGGTGCCCTTCGCCGACGTCGGCCCCGCCAAGATCCCGGACTGGATGGCCGACGAGGACGCGGTGCTGCTCACCGACATGACGGCGACCGGCTACTTCGGGGCGCAGCTGGGCGACATCGTCCAGGGCGACGTCGTCGTCGTCTTCGGCGCCGGGCCCGTCGGGCTGGTGGCGGCGCGGTCGGCCTGGCTGATGGGGGCCGGCCGGGTCATCGTCATCGACCACCTGGACCACCGGCTGGAGAAGGCGCGCACGTTCGCCCAGGCCGAGACGTACAACTTCACCGAGTACGCCGACATCGTGCTCGAGATGAAGAAGACCACCGACTTCCTCGGCGCCGACGTGGCCATCGAGTGCGTGGGCGCCGAGGCCGACGGCGACTTCCTCCAGCACGTCACCTCCGCCAAGCTCAAGCTGCAGGGCGGCTCGCCGGTCGCGCTGAACTGGGCGATCGACTCGGTCCGCAAGGGCGCGACGATCTCGGTGATGGGCGCCTACGGCCCGTTGTTCAGCGCCGTCAAGTTCGGCGACGCGATGAACAAGGGGCTGACGATCCACACCAACCAGTGCCCGGTCAAGCGGCAGTGGCCCCGGCTGTTCGAGCACGTGCGCAACGGCCACCTCCGGCCCAGCGAGCTGGCCACCCACCGCGTCCCGCTGGAGCACATCGCCGAGGGCTACCACATGTTCTCGGCCAAGCTCGACGGCATCATCAAGCCCCTCGTCGTCCCGACCGCGGCGTGA
- a CDS encoding alpha/beta fold hydrolase, giving the protein MTGGGFDGYELSQVTVGEVSLRVRVGGSGPPLLLLHGYPETHLMWAGIAADLAQDATVVAPDLRGYGDSSKPPTVPSHESYGKRAMAADGVALMRQLGFDSFDVVGHDRGGRAAYRMALDSPDAVRRLTVMDVIPTGEVWSRADDRFALGYWHWAFLALAEPIPETIIGHDPEHFFFDAEFGGILRGFDAEAVADYARCVRDPGVVHAICEDYRAGATCDRQLDDEDRAAGRRITSPLQVLWAGRGALAAWYDPLAVWRDWADDVTGQAIDSGHFMVEERPAETLAALRAFHR; this is encoded by the coding sequence GTGACCGGCGGCGGGTTCGACGGGTACGAGCTCTCGCAGGTCACGGTGGGCGAGGTGTCCCTCCGGGTGCGGGTGGGCGGCTCCGGGCCGCCGCTGCTCCTGCTGCACGGCTACCCGGAGACCCACCTGATGTGGGCCGGGATCGCGGCCGACCTGGCGCAGGACGCCACCGTGGTCGCCCCGGACCTGCGCGGCTACGGCGACAGCTCGAAGCCGCCGACCGTGCCGTCGCACGAGTCGTACGGCAAGCGCGCGATGGCCGCCGACGGCGTGGCGCTGATGCGCCAGCTGGGGTTCGACAGCTTCGACGTCGTCGGCCACGACCGGGGCGGCCGTGCGGCCTACCGGATGGCGCTGGACTCACCCGACGCGGTGCGCCGGCTCACCGTGATGGACGTGATCCCGACGGGCGAGGTGTGGTCGCGCGCCGACGACCGGTTCGCCCTCGGCTACTGGCACTGGGCCTTCCTGGCGCTGGCGGAGCCGATCCCGGAGACGATCATCGGCCACGACCCCGAGCACTTCTTCTTCGACGCCGAGTTCGGCGGCATCCTCCGCGGCTTCGACGCCGAGGCGGTGGCCGACTACGCGCGGTGCGTCCGCGACCCGGGCGTCGTGCACGCGATCTGCGAGGACTACCGGGCCGGCGCGACCTGCGACCGGCAGCTCGACGACGAGGACCGGGCGGCGGGCCGGCGGATCACCAGCCCGTTGCAGGTGCTGTGGGCCGGCCGCGGCGCGCTCGCCGCGTGGTACGACCCGTTGGCGGTGTGGCGGGACTGGGCGGACGACGTCACCGGTCAGGCGATCGACAGCGGTCACTTCATGGTCGAGGAACGGCCCGCGGAGACCCTGGCCGCGCTGCGCGCCTTCCACCGCTGA